From the genome of Halobellus litoreus, one region includes:
- a CDS encoding DUF7344 domain-containing protein — translation MAEAQTEMSNAVDGDAEVSSREETDFSRDDVFEVLSNQRRRYSIHYLKRRNGDPVAVSELTDWVASWENGKDIDALTHRERKRVRNALRQFHLPKMDEYGFVEYDSQRGIIELTEAASDANFYVDSLTGRDIPWGVYYLGLSALSVVCLLGIWAGVYPFSLVSPLHYCVFVVTALSVSAAGHVYDNYCRMRLGARNRPPEVED, via the coding sequence ATGGCTGAAGCACAGACGGAGATGAGTAACGCGGTCGACGGCGACGCCGAGGTGTCTTCGAGGGAGGAAACGGACTTCAGCAGAGACGACGTCTTCGAGGTTCTCAGCAACCAGCGTCGCCGGTATTCGATTCACTATCTCAAGCGACGGAACGGGGACCCCGTCGCGGTCTCGGAACTCACCGACTGGGTCGCGAGCTGGGAGAACGGCAAGGACATCGACGCGCTCACCCACCGGGAGCGAAAGCGCGTGCGGAACGCCCTCCGGCAGTTCCACCTGCCGAAGATGGACGAGTACGGGTTCGTCGAGTACGACTCCCAGCGCGGCATCATCGAACTCACGGAGGCGGCCTCGGACGCCAACTTCTACGTCGATTCGCTCACCGGCCGGGACATCCCGTGGGGCGTCTACTACCTCGGACTCTCCGCGCTGAGCGTCGTCTGCCTGCTCGGGATCTGGGCCGGGGTGTACCCCTTTTCGCTGGTGTCGCCGCTGCACTACTGCGTCTTCGTCGTGACGGCGCTGTCGGTGTCGGCCGCGGGGCACGTCTACGACAACTACTGCCGGATGCGACTCGGCGCGAGAAACCGGCCGCCGGAGGTCGAGGACTGA